From the genome of Poecile atricapillus isolate bPoeAtr1 chromosome 23, bPoeAtr1.hap1, whole genome shotgun sequence, one region includes:
- the PPIL1 gene encoding peptidyl-prolyl cis-trans isomerase-like 1 isoform X4, translating to MGPLVLELYWQHAPRTCKNFAELSRRGYYNGTKFHRIIKDFMVQGGDPTGTGRGGASIYGKQFEDELHPDLKFTGAGILAMANAGPDTNGSQFFLTLGPAQWLDGKHSIFGRVCQGMGVLGRLAMVETNSQDRPLDDVKIIKAYPSG from the exons ATGGGCCCACTTGTGCTGGAGCTGTACTGGCAACACGCCCCCCGCACCTGCAAGAACTTTGCTGAACTGAGCCGCCGTGGGTACTACAATGGCACCAAGTTCCACCGCATCATCAAGGACTTCATGGTGCAGGGAGGGGACCCCACAGGTACCG GCCGTGGTGGTGCCTCTATCTATGGGAAGCAGTTTGAGGATGAGCTGCACCCTGACCTGAAGTTCACTG GTGCTGGGATCCTGGCAATGGCCAATGCAGGGCCGGACACCAATGGAAGCCAATTTTTCCTGACACTGGGCCCAGCACAGTGGCTGGATGGGAAGCACAGCATTTTCGGGAGGGTGTGCCAAGGAATGGGGGTGCTGGGGCGCCTAGCCATGGTGGAGACCAACTCCCAGGACCGACCTCTTGACGATGTCAAGATCATCAAGGCGTATCCCTCGGGGTAG
- the PSRC1 gene encoding proline/serine-rich coiled-coil protein 1 isoform X3: MSPVFPPLGWGRLALTCSVPPDVRFVTEESFDFGVLSPSDSQEEEEDEDSPGGGWRHKSGNGRWSPLRGARLEEMVREATRLAAQLEGCHLPPPAPGEPPGPAATPPGTPRSPRRQTFVVKDSPVRALLPTVESKGPAPIPRLPAKPPGASAATSVPEAPPSRNSTAAVKGPSGARGLPTSHVGPSRPCPPQGQWTGARGRSEPPRGGTAGQPKARRGTVPCLPSSRQPHTRTTTTSVPSGCSPAPTTLPKVSPRTPAVGGRTPTPRGVGAARATPPTAASGCKPGPPPARLRPPRKTAVSSTPR; the protein is encoded by the exons ATGTCCCCCGTGTTTCCCCccctggggtgggggaggcTGGCGCTCACCTGCAGTGTCCCCCCAGATGTTCGATTTGTCACCGAGGAGAGCTTCGACTTTGGTGTGCTGTCCCCATCGGACAG ccaggaggaagaggaggatgaagataGCCCGGGCGGCGGGTGGCGGCACAAGAGCGGCAACGGGCGCTGGAGTCCCCTGCGTGGGGCCCGTCTGGAAGAGATGGTGCGGGAGGCCACGCGCCTGGCAGCGCAGTTGGAGGGGTGTCACCTGCCCCCTCCCGCCCCTGGAGAACCCCCGGGACCCGCCGCcacaccccctggcaccccccgcagcccccgccgccAGACCTTCGTGGTGAAGGACAGCCCGGTGCGGGCACTCCTGCCCACCGTGGAGTCGAAGGGACCTGCCCCCATCCCTCGCCTCCCAGCCAAGCCCCCGGGGGCCTCTGCTGCCACCAGTGTTCCCGAG GCACCCCCCAGCCGTAATTCCACAGCAGCGGTGAAGGGACCCTCTGGGGCCAGGGGGCTCCCCACCAGCCACGTGGGCCCCTCCCGGCCATGCCCTCCCCAGGGGCAGTGGACTGGTGCCCGGGGCAGGTCAGAGCCCCCCCGGGGGGGGACAGCAG GTCAGCCGAAGGCAAGGAGGGGTACAGtcccctgcctgccctccaGCCGCCAGCCCCACACCAGGACCACCACCACATCTGTCCCCTCTGGCTGTTCCCCTGCACCCACTACCCTCCCCAAGGTGTCCCCTCGGACTCCAGCAGTGGGTGGGAGGACCCCCACTCCCAGAG GTGTGGGGGCAGCACGGGCAACCCCCCCAACTGCTGCCTCGGGGTGCAAACCAGGACCCCCCCCTGCCCGCCTGCGGCCCCCACGCAAGACGGCGGTGAGCAGCACGCCGAGGTga
- the PPIL1 gene encoding peptidyl-prolyl cis-trans isomerase-like 1 isoform X1, protein MAAVPPDSWQPSTVSMETTMSLLVLELRWMGPLVLELYWQHAPRTCKNFAELSRRGYYNGTKFHRIIKDFMVQGGDPTGTGRGGASIYGKQFEDELHPDLKFTGAGILAMANAGPDTNGSQFFLTLGPAQWLDGKHSIFGRVCQGMGVLGRLAMVETNSQDRPLDDVKIIKAYPSG, encoded by the exons ATGGCCGCCGTCCCGCCCGACTCCTGGCAGCCGTCCACCGTTTCCATGGAGACCAC AATGAGCCTGCTTGTGCTAGAGCTGCGCTG GATGGGCCCACTTGTGCTGGAGCTGTACTGGCAACACGCCCCCCGCACCTGCAAGAACTTTGCTGAACTGAGCCGCCGTGGGTACTACAATGGCACCAAGTTCCACCGCATCATCAAGGACTTCATGGTGCAGGGAGGGGACCCCACAGGTACCG GCCGTGGTGGTGCCTCTATCTATGGGAAGCAGTTTGAGGATGAGCTGCACCCTGACCTGAAGTTCACTG GTGCTGGGATCCTGGCAATGGCCAATGCAGGGCCGGACACCAATGGAAGCCAATTTTTCCTGACACTGGGCCCAGCACAGTGGCTGGATGGGAAGCACAGCATTTTCGGGAGGGTGTGCCAAGGAATGGGGGTGCTGGGGCGCCTAGCCATGGTGGAGACCAACTCCCAGGACCGACCTCTTGACGATGTCAAGATCATCAAGGCGTATCCCTCGGGGTAG
- the PSRC1 gene encoding proline/serine-rich coiled-coil protein 1 isoform X2, whose amino-acid sequence MPRGSKCGAGGLPGSGCGCGTGVPPDVGLRLPNGVGAPQFWAGVPPVGTGYHRGGTGDSQGSGCRVGTSRCGTEDTRAGGAYWRRRSHPCPHPGGIEPGGAWHRPCHPRAGRCHRGPAGVGDMEGGWGTPIASVVTPPSPAGGPGAPRRWPTTEVRQCQRCMSPVFPPLGWGRLALTCSVPPDVRFVTEESFDFGVLSPSDSQEEEEDEDSPGGGWRHKSGNGRWSPLRGARLEEMVREATRLAAQLEGCHLPPPAPGEPPGPAATPPGTPRSPRRQTFVVKDSPVRALLPTVESKGPAPIPRLPAKPPGASAATSVPEVSRRQGGVQSPACPPAASPTPGPPPHLSPLAVPLHPLPSPRCPLGLQQWVGGPPLPEVWGQHGQPPQLLPRGANQDPPLPACGPHARRR is encoded by the exons atgccCAGGGGATCAaaatgtggggctgggggcctCCCGGGATCGGGGTGTGGGTGTGGGACAGGGGTTCCCCCGGATGTGGGGCTGCGACTTCCCAATGGGGTTGGAGCCCCTCAATTTTGGGCTGGGGTCCCCCCAGTAGGGACTGGGTACCAccgtggtggcactggggactcTCAGGGGTCAGGGTGCAGGGTAGGGACCTCCCGTTGTGGCACTGAGGACACCCGGGCTGGGGGTGCCTACTGGCGCCGGCGGagccatccctgtccccatcccggtGGCATCGAGCCCGGCGGCGCCTGGCACCGGCCGTGTCACCCGCGCGCTGGCCGGTGCCACCGGGGCCCCGCGGGGgttggggacatggagggcgGGTGGGGGACCCCGATTGCATCAGTGGTGACCCCCCCATCTCCCGCAGGTGGCCCCGGTGCTCCGAGGCGATGGCCGACGACCGAGGTACGGCAGTGCCAGCGCTGCATGTCCCCCGTGTTTCCCCccctggggtgggggaggcTGGCGCTCACCTGCAGTGTCCCCCCAGATGTTCGATTTGTCACCGAGGAGAGCTTCGACTTTGGTGTGCTGTCCCCATCGGACAG ccaggaggaagaggaggatgaagataGCCCGGGCGGCGGGTGGCGGCACAAGAGCGGCAACGGGCGCTGGAGTCCCCTGCGTGGGGCCCGTCTGGAAGAGATGGTGCGGGAGGCCACGCGCCTGGCAGCGCAGTTGGAGGGGTGTCACCTGCCCCCTCCCGCCCCTGGAGAACCCCCGGGACCCGCCGCcacaccccctggcaccccccgcagcccccgccgccAGACCTTCGTGGTGAAGGACAGCCCGGTGCGGGCACTCCTGCCCACCGTGGAGTCGAAGGGACCTGCCCCCATCCCTCGCCTCCCAGCCAAGCCCCCGGGGGCCTCTGCTGCCACCAGTGTTCCCGAG GTCAGCCGAAGGCAAGGAGGGGTACAGtcccctgcctgccctccaGCCGCCAGCCCCACACCAGGACCACCACCACATCTGTCCCCTCTGGCTGTTCCCCTGCACCCACTACCCTCCCCAAGGTGTCCCCTCGGACTCCAGCAGTGGGTGGGAGGACCCCCACTCCCAGAG GTGTGGGGGCAGCACGGGCAACCCCCCCAACTGCTGCCTCGGGGTGCAAACCAGGACCCCCCCCTGCCCGCCTGCGGCCCCCACGCAAGACGGCGGTGA
- the PPIL1 gene encoding peptidyl-prolyl cis-trans isomerase-like 1 isoform X2, with protein sequence MAAVPPDSWQPSTVSMETTMGPLVLELYWQHAPRTCKNFAELSRRGYYNGTKFHRIIKDFMVQGGDPTGTGRGGASIYGKQFEDELHPDLKFTGAGILAMANAGPDTNGSQFFLTLGPAQWLDGKHSIFGRVCQGMGVLGRLAMVETNSQDRPLDDVKIIKAYPSG encoded by the exons ATGGCCGCCGTCCCGCCCGACTCCTGGCAGCCGTCCACCGTTTCCATGGAGACCAC GATGGGCCCACTTGTGCTGGAGCTGTACTGGCAACACGCCCCCCGCACCTGCAAGAACTTTGCTGAACTGAGCCGCCGTGGGTACTACAATGGCACCAAGTTCCACCGCATCATCAAGGACTTCATGGTGCAGGGAGGGGACCCCACAGGTACCG GCCGTGGTGGTGCCTCTATCTATGGGAAGCAGTTTGAGGATGAGCTGCACCCTGACCTGAAGTTCACTG GTGCTGGGATCCTGGCAATGGCCAATGCAGGGCCGGACACCAATGGAAGCCAATTTTTCCTGACACTGGGCCCAGCACAGTGGCTGGATGGGAAGCACAGCATTTTCGGGAGGGTGTGCCAAGGAATGGGGGTGCTGGGGCGCCTAGCCATGGTGGAGACCAACTCCCAGGACCGACCTCTTGACGATGTCAAGATCATCAAGGCGTATCCCTCGGGGTAG
- the PSRC1 gene encoding proline/serine-rich coiled-coil protein 1 isoform X4: protein MADDRDVRFVTEESFDFGVLSPSDSQEEEEDEDSPGGGWRHKSGNGRWSPLRGARLEEMVREATRLAAQLEGCHLPPPAPGEPPGPAATPPGTPRSPRRQTFVVKDSPVRALLPTVESKGPAPIPRLPAKPPGASAATSVPEAPPSRNSTAAVKGPSGARGLPTSHVGPSRPCPPQGQWTGARGRSEPPRGGTAGQPKARRGTVPCLPSSRQPHTRTTTTSVPSGCSPAPTTLPKVSPRTPAVGGRTPTPRGVGAARATPPTAASGCKPGPPPARLRPPRKTAVSSTPR, encoded by the exons ATGGCCGACGACCGAG ATGTTCGATTTGTCACCGAGGAGAGCTTCGACTTTGGTGTGCTGTCCCCATCGGACAG ccaggaggaagaggaggatgaagataGCCCGGGCGGCGGGTGGCGGCACAAGAGCGGCAACGGGCGCTGGAGTCCCCTGCGTGGGGCCCGTCTGGAAGAGATGGTGCGGGAGGCCACGCGCCTGGCAGCGCAGTTGGAGGGGTGTCACCTGCCCCCTCCCGCCCCTGGAGAACCCCCGGGACCCGCCGCcacaccccctggcaccccccgcagcccccgccgccAGACCTTCGTGGTGAAGGACAGCCCGGTGCGGGCACTCCTGCCCACCGTGGAGTCGAAGGGACCTGCCCCCATCCCTCGCCTCCCAGCCAAGCCCCCGGGGGCCTCTGCTGCCACCAGTGTTCCCGAG GCACCCCCCAGCCGTAATTCCACAGCAGCGGTGAAGGGACCCTCTGGGGCCAGGGGGCTCCCCACCAGCCACGTGGGCCCCTCCCGGCCATGCCCTCCCCAGGGGCAGTGGACTGGTGCCCGGGGCAGGTCAGAGCCCCCCCGGGGGGGGACAGCAG GTCAGCCGAAGGCAAGGAGGGGTACAGtcccctgcctgccctccaGCCGCCAGCCCCACACCAGGACCACCACCACATCTGTCCCCTCTGGCTGTTCCCCTGCACCCACTACCCTCCCCAAGGTGTCCCCTCGGACTCCAGCAGTGGGTGGGAGGACCCCCACTCCCAGAG GTGTGGGGGCAGCACGGGCAACCCCCCCAACTGCTGCCTCGGGGTGCAAACCAGGACCCCCCCCTGCCCGCCTGCGGCCCCCACGCAAGACGGCGGTGAGCAGCACGCCGAGGTga
- the PPIL1 gene encoding peptidyl-prolyl cis-trans isomerase-like 1 isoform X3: MMGPLVLELYWQHAPRTCKNFAELSRRGYYNGTKFHRIIKDFMVQGGDPTGTGRGGASIYGKQFEDELHPDLKFTGAGILAMANAGPDTNGSQFFLTLGPAQWLDGKHSIFGRVCQGMGVLGRLAMVETNSQDRPLDDVKIIKAYPSG; the protein is encoded by the exons AT GATGGGCCCACTTGTGCTGGAGCTGTACTGGCAACACGCCCCCCGCACCTGCAAGAACTTTGCTGAACTGAGCCGCCGTGGGTACTACAATGGCACCAAGTTCCACCGCATCATCAAGGACTTCATGGTGCAGGGAGGGGACCCCACAGGTACCG GCCGTGGTGGTGCCTCTATCTATGGGAAGCAGTTTGAGGATGAGCTGCACCCTGACCTGAAGTTCACTG GTGCTGGGATCCTGGCAATGGCCAATGCAGGGCCGGACACCAATGGAAGCCAATTTTTCCTGACACTGGGCCCAGCACAGTGGCTGGATGGGAAGCACAGCATTTTCGGGAGGGTGTGCCAAGGAATGGGGGTGCTGGGGCGCCTAGCCATGGTGGAGACCAACTCCCAGGACCGACCTCTTGACGATGTCAAGATCATCAAGGCGTATCCCTCGGGGTAG
- the PSRC1 gene encoding proline/serine-rich coiled-coil protein 1 isoform X1, translated as MPRGSKCGAGGLPGSGCGCGTGVPPDVGLRLPNGVGAPQFWAGVPPVGTGYHRGGTGDSQGSGCRVGTSRCGTEDTRAGGAYWRRRSHPCPHPGGIEPGGAWHRPCHPRAGRCHRGPAGVGDMEGGWGTPIASVVTPPSPAGGPGAPRRWPTTEVRQCQRCMSPVFPPLGWGRLALTCSVPPDVRFVTEESFDFGVLSPSDSQEEEEDEDSPGGGWRHKSGNGRWSPLRGARLEEMVREATRLAAQLEGCHLPPPAPGEPPGPAATPPGTPRSPRRQTFVVKDSPVRALLPTVESKGPAPIPRLPAKPPGASAATSVPEAPPSRNSTAAVKGPSGARGLPTSHVGPSRPCPPQGQWTGARGRSEPPRGGTAGQPKARRGTVPCLPSSRQPHTRTTTTSVPSGCSPAPTTLPKVSPRTPAVGGRTPTPRGVGAARATPPTAASGCKPGPPPARLRPPRKTAVSSTPR; from the exons atgccCAGGGGATCAaaatgtggggctgggggcctCCCGGGATCGGGGTGTGGGTGTGGGACAGGGGTTCCCCCGGATGTGGGGCTGCGACTTCCCAATGGGGTTGGAGCCCCTCAATTTTGGGCTGGGGTCCCCCCAGTAGGGACTGGGTACCAccgtggtggcactggggactcTCAGGGGTCAGGGTGCAGGGTAGGGACCTCCCGTTGTGGCACTGAGGACACCCGGGCTGGGGGTGCCTACTGGCGCCGGCGGagccatccctgtccccatcccggtGGCATCGAGCCCGGCGGCGCCTGGCACCGGCCGTGTCACCCGCGCGCTGGCCGGTGCCACCGGGGCCCCGCGGGGgttggggacatggagggcgGGTGGGGGACCCCGATTGCATCAGTGGTGACCCCCCCATCTCCCGCAGGTGGCCCCGGTGCTCCGAGGCGATGGCCGACGACCGAGGTACGGCAGTGCCAGCGCTGCATGTCCCCCGTGTTTCCCCccctggggtgggggaggcTGGCGCTCACCTGCAGTGTCCCCCCAGATGTTCGATTTGTCACCGAGGAGAGCTTCGACTTTGGTGTGCTGTCCCCATCGGACAG ccaggaggaagaggaggatgaagataGCCCGGGCGGCGGGTGGCGGCACAAGAGCGGCAACGGGCGCTGGAGTCCCCTGCGTGGGGCCCGTCTGGAAGAGATGGTGCGGGAGGCCACGCGCCTGGCAGCGCAGTTGGAGGGGTGTCACCTGCCCCCTCCCGCCCCTGGAGAACCCCCGGGACCCGCCGCcacaccccctggcaccccccgcagcccccgccgccAGACCTTCGTGGTGAAGGACAGCCCGGTGCGGGCACTCCTGCCCACCGTGGAGTCGAAGGGACCTGCCCCCATCCCTCGCCTCCCAGCCAAGCCCCCGGGGGCCTCTGCTGCCACCAGTGTTCCCGAG GCACCCCCCAGCCGTAATTCCACAGCAGCGGTGAAGGGACCCTCTGGGGCCAGGGGGCTCCCCACCAGCCACGTGGGCCCCTCCCGGCCATGCCCTCCCCAGGGGCAGTGGACTGGTGCCCGGGGCAGGTCAGAGCCCCCCCGGGGGGGGACAGCAG GTCAGCCGAAGGCAAGGAGGGGTACAGtcccctgcctgccctccaGCCGCCAGCCCCACACCAGGACCACCACCACATCTGTCCCCTCTGGCTGTTCCCCTGCACCCACTACCCTCCCCAAGGTGTCCCCTCGGACTCCAGCAGTGGGTGGGAGGACCCCCACTCCCAGAG GTGTGGGGGCAGCACGGGCAACCCCCCCAACTGCTGCCTCGGGGTGCAAACCAGGACCCCCCCCTGCCCGCCTGCGGCCCCCACGCAAGACGGCGGTGAGCAGCACGCCGAGGTga